Part of the Diceros bicornis minor isolate mBicDic1 chromosome 17, mDicBic1.mat.cur, whole genome shotgun sequence genome is shown below.
AAGTCCCTGACTCAGCCTTGTGTGGAGCCAGGCAGGCAAGGCTGAGCCAAGGCGCAGCCCAGGGGAGGGTGAGACAGTCAGCGTGCCATGGTGGGGGCCAGAGAGGATGGCCCAGGGCCGGGCTGTGGGACCTGGGGACCTCAGGGTGGCAGAGCAGGCCTCCCCTGCCACGTCACTCCCACTGCTCTGCTCGCCACAGATATGCCACTGTGGGTGTACGGGTTCATCACGGGCATTGCCATCCTGCTGGTGGCTTCCGTCATCCTGCTGATCGTCTGCATGACTTGGAGGCTCCCTGGTAAGCAGCAGGGGCTGTAGGGGGGCTGGTCCTGGGGCTTTacccctgctcctccttctccctgtccCCTCTTCCCCCTCCGTTCCCTGCGAGACTGTGCTCGGAGGGCATCCTTCAATACCAGCCTTCAGTCTCAAACTAAGTATAGACATTGCCTTTCTTAGGCCACACCTCGGCTGTCAAGAACTCAGAACCTGGGCCCAAATACCAGCTCTACCGCTTACCatctggacaaattacttaattccctgagcctcaggttcctctcttgtaaaatggaaattataatgaTACCCACATCATAAAATAattgtaaggattaagtgaaataatgcatatgAATTTTGCACTTGATACTTGCTCAATGTATGTTAGCCACAATTATATTTAGCTACTGTTGTTAAAATCAACAGGTTGGAAGGAGCTGGGGTGGAGTGTCCCTGCATCAGGAATGATCAGCCAGGCAGGTGGAGCAGCCTGAGTGGCCCCATCCTGCAGCCCGTAGACTTGTACATGTGAGGTCAAGGAGAGTAGCAAGGGACAGCGTGATGTGAGAGAGAAGGCTCAGGGCCAACCCGGAACCCATGGGTgtggatcccagctctgcctcactGGTTTGCAGTCATAGGCAAATTGCTTAACAAACCTTGGgtttggttttcttctctgtaagaTGCGATAATAATGCCTCCCTCtcagggctgtggtgaggatcAAATGATAGAGCCGAGGAAGGGCTTGTTGGTGGATGTTAATAAATAGCAGttccctctcccctccagccGTATGTGGCCAGGCCCTAAGCAGGAGAGAACATGGGTCCTCAGGTTAGGGGCCTTCCCTGCCCCTCCACGACCCTAGGCTGTCTCCTCAGTGACCCGGGGGGTCATTTCCACACGTAGCCAGCTCCTCAGGATTAGGTATTCAGCATTATTAATTATTGTGCAGTGGAAATAGCTCCAAACCAGGCATGAGAAGACCTGTTGGGAGGGCCCTTCCCAGGGGACTACTGGGAGGGTCAAATCCGCTCACGTCTCTGTGAGGGCTCGAGAAACTGTGGAGTTCTCTGTGGGTGTTGGGGCTTTTTATTTAGTTTCTACTGCTGCACCTCTGACCTTTTCCCGAAGCGCCCCACATGGCGGGGTGAAGAGAGGAAGGGCAGGGGAGACACCTCACGTGTGATTTGACTGTCTTTTGACAGTTCTAGGAAAAGACCCAGGAGGTGGGGATGCAAATTGAGGTTCTACATGTCGTCCTCAGCCATCTGTGTGTTCCATTCCTCCCATCCGCGTCCCCAAGGACTTGACTCATGCATCTCTGAGGGGAGCAGTTGCTTACCTTTCCTCACCTTAaaaataccaggaggtggggccagcccggtggcgtagtggttaagttcgcacgctccgcctTCATGACCTGGGGTtctcagtttggatcccgggcccagacctacgcactgcttgttaagccatgctgtggcagtgtcccatataaagtaggggaagatgggcacagatgttagcccagggccaatcttcctcagcaaaaagaggaggattggcaacagacgttagctcagggctgatcttcctcacaaaaaaaaaaagatttgtgccTCCTGCAGGGTCACTTCTGGGAAGGGGCTTTGCCTGAAGTGGGGAGTCAGCTTGCGGGTGGCCAAACTGCAGGGACGGGAGGAACCAGGACTGTAATGAGGGGGAAGCGTGGAACTGGCTGGGTCAGTGCCACAGAACGCTTGTGACCCCAGCTGATTGAGTACATACAATGCACCGGGCACTTCACACACATGATCTCGTTAAATCCCCCACACAaagacccattttacagaggaagaaactgagtttcagaggcgttagtaactttcccagatcaCACAGCTCACAGTGGCAGACCTGGGATCCACACTGGCGTAACTCCACAGTAGGGTCTCCCTGCAGAGGCCAGAGGCGTCTGCGAGCCACTGCCTTGGGCAGCCCTCCCTGTCCTTCACCCTTTAATATCAGTGGGGCAGTGCTCCCATCAGATGCCTGTGTCAGCCAGTCCCTATTTCTCTTGCAAAAGAGCCACTCTgatgtatttcttttcctttcagggTCTCGTCATGAAAAATACAGtaatgacaccaaaaacacaggtCAGTGTTTCCTGGTTTGGCTGGGCTGGGTTTGGTGTTTGTATTCTTAAGTCCGGGGTGGAGTCTCCTGAGCTCTGTGGGTGGGTCGCCTTCTGCACATAACCCTGAGTCCCTTCAGGAGGCCTCGCCTTCAGAGGACCCACCGTCTAGCACCCCAAACAGAGGGGACCTCAAATGGCAACGCTGcgataacattttttttaatcacttagaCCAGGAAAGGAAGGTAAAGGTACCATATTTTGTGAAAAGAAGTCCTCCCTATAACAGAGATTTCTATTCTGTAGGCAggcttttttgcctttttttcttttttaattaggaTAATTAAAGGCCAAAGGCCAGATAAGAAGGTGAGGGAGAGAGATTCTTTTTCCTGAAGGCACCAGACTCTTTTTTCAGCAGCAAAATGGGTGAAACAGCAACATTTGGCTTCTTCGAAGGCCCCAGTGCATTTCTTGGGTGAGGGAGCCAagctctgcctggcccagatCCCTCCTAGCGGCCAGCAGGGGTCTCTGCCCTCGGGCTGTGGTGTGAGGCTCCGCGCAGACCCATACCTGAGCCTGCGGGCTTGGCTCCCCTTGTTTCCCTCAGATATCTTGCCTGCTGCTGGCCTGACGCCCCCCCCACTGAAGCCCAGGAAGGTCTGGATTGTCTACTCTGCCGACCACCCCCTCTATGTGGACGTGGTCCTAAAGTTCGCCCAGTTCCTGCTCACTGTCTGCGGCACCGAAGTGGCCCTCGACCTGCTGGAGGAACAGGTCATCTCAGAGGTGGGGGTCATGACCTGGGTGGGCCGCCAGAAGCAGGAAATGGTAGAGAGCAACTCCAAGATCATCATCCTGTGCTCCCGAGGCACGCAGGCCAAGTGGCAGGCCATCCTCGGCTGGGAGGAACCCACCATCCAGCTTCGGTGTGACCGCTGGAAGCCCGCTGGGGACCTTTTCACAGCGGCCATGAATATGATCCTACCAGACTTCAAGAAGCCAGCCAGCTTTGGCACCTACATCGTCTGCTACTTCAGTGACATCAGCAGTGAGAGTGACATCCCCGACCTCTTCAGCATCACTCCCAGGTACGCACTCATGGACAGATTTGAGGAGGTGTACTTCCGGATCCAGGACCTGGAGATGTTTGAACCTGGCCGGATGCACCGCGTTGGGGTGCTCACAGGTGAAAACTACCTGCAGAGCCCCAGCGGCTGGCAGCTCAAGGAAGCCGTGGAGAGGTTCCGGGAGTGGCAGGCTCAGCGGCCTGACTGGTTTGATCGTGAGAACCTTTGCCTGGCAGATGACCAGGACCTCCCATCCCTGGAGGAAGAGGTGTTTGAAGAGCCACTGCTGCCTCTGGGAGGAGGGATTGTCAAGCAGAAGCCCCTGGTGCAGGAACCTGCCTCCGAGGGCTGCCTGGTGGTAGATCTGCTGGTCGGCGAGGAAGGAAGAGGACTGTCAAGGCTGGAACCTCAGCTTCAGCCCCAGGGGGAGCTGGCAGCCCAGACGCTCCAAACTGCAGTGGTCCCAGTAGAGAAGCTCCCTCCAGCTCAGGCAGTGGAACCTGTCCCCAGAGCTGTTGGAAGCAGCGCAGCCAGCCGGTTGGCCGTGGTGGAGGGCGATGAGGCCTGCCCGCTGCTGGAGGGCTGTGGCCCTCAGCGGAACAATGTCCTCTTCCTCCCTGTGGACTCAGAGGACCCCCCTCTCTGCAGCACCCCGACGGCATCACCCGACCACCTCCCGGAGGATGTAAGGGAGGAGCTTGAAGACTTAATGTTCTCCCTCTTCCAGCAGAGTCTGAGCTGCCAGGCCCAGGGCGGGTGGGAGAGACCGGCTGTGGCCCACAAAGACCCACACACGCCCTACGAGGAGGAGCAGCGGCAGTCGGTGCAATCTGACCAGGGCTACATCTCCAGGAGCTCCCCACAGCCCCCTGATGGACTTACGGAAATGGAGGACGAGGAAGAGCAGGGCCTGGGGAAGTCGGCCGAGCACCTCTCTCCTGAGGACCTGCAGAGCCTGAGAAGCCTCCAGCAACAGCTTTTCTTCCAAGAGCTTCAGAAGAACTCTGGCTGGGACAGTGTGGAGCCGGAAAGGCCGGCCTCGTAGGGGTCCCCCAAACCCAGAGTGCTGAAAGAAGGATGTGTGTGTTCACAGGTGCACACGTGTGTCTGTAGATGTATGTATGTTCATGTGTGAAATGTATACCTTTCAAATGTAGACATCTTGATTCTGATCCCAGGGTATCCCTTTAACTTTTCTTTCTGTGACCGTCTGGTCATCTTCCATCCCCACAAGGATCCAGAGCCCATTCCCAGGAGCTAATGGCAGAGTGTCCCTAAGTctccatcatttattcattcattcattcagctttATTTTGCACGTACTACATGCCGGGCATATGAGATAACAAGGATAAATTGCAGCCGACATGGCCCTGGCCACCAAGGAGCTTCATATCTAATGAAAGGGGCAGATTAAACAGAGATTGGTCATGCAAGATGTAAAGGCTGAATGGAGGCCTGCCCAGGGCTATGAAAATACCCAGAAGGGGCCCTTGGCCCGGGGAGaaattcctggaggaggtgatgtgtGAGCTGAAGGAGAAGCTAGTTTCCTGGGCCAAGAGATTGTGCTGGAGAAGGCGGCAGTCCCAGGACACGGAGCACATCTGGTGAGGGCTGGCAGGTGAGTGGCAGCAGGGCCCCTCAGGGTCCTGCAAGTTGATCCTGGAGTAGAAGGAGGCAGGTGTGGTGGAGAGGAGTCAGAGCCCCAGTGGGGAAGGCCTTGTGGGCCAGGCTGGGAGTGGAGACATCAGCCCAAAGGCCTGGGACTCCTTTAATATGATGAGCTGTTGCCCTGCAGAGGAGAAGGCTGGGCCAAACATACCCAGAAGCCACCTCAGATCATTTTTGGAAAGAGACGGGATAGAAATGTGTGATGGGAAACCTAACAGCATCCAGCAGGGAGGAAACTTGGAAACCCGGAGCTCACGTTTGGGCAGTCTGTCACTGGGAGAGCTATGGCGGAGCTCCTCAGGGGCTGCCTGGCTGAGCCCCTGGGCTGTGGGCCCCTGAGCTCGGGAAGCACTGGGAGCTGAGAGCCCTCCCCTCCAGCTGTGGTCCAATGACAGTGAATTGAGTATGAGATGTGGAGGACCCACAGCAGGGCGGGAGGTGGGTGGCAGGTGGGAGTGGGAGAGCATGAGAATCTGGCAGGCCTTCGATAGGAGAGGAAAGTGTGTCATTCTGTACTTAGAGTCTGAGGTCCAGAGACATTGGAGGAGAGATGCTAAGGCCCAGTGTTTGAAGAAGTTGTCCCCAAAGTGCCTCCTTGGGAGAGACTGAAGGTTTCTGTCTATCTGGGTGTCCCGAAGAGCGCACTGGGACGCCGTCCTCCCCTGCAATTGAATGTCCTCCATTTGCCTATACTTGAGTCCTTCACTGCAGCCCCAAGCTTCAGCGAGTAGGAGAGGATTCTGAAAAGTGAGGAAACCAAATATCACgggtgtacgtgtgtgtgcacgcatacaCGCATGCATATGTATACATAAAAGAGAGAtcatcaataaaagaatgaataaatttgtTAACTCTGCTAAGAATTCCTCGTAGTTACTTTGAGTCACGTGTTACCATACGTCAAGAAGTTCCTAGTTGTgcagttctttctttcttgagattTTTCCCAGTAGCAGCAGGGCTGTCAAGGCCTTGACAAGGCCTTGGCCTGTCAAGGCCAAGACAGTATGTGGCTATAAACTGGATGTCTGTGTCCCCCACAAATTCTTAAGTTGACAcgtaatccccagtgtgatggtattggaggtggagcctttgggagatgattagatcctgatggtggagcctcatgagtgggattagtgcccttagaaaGGGAGCTCCCTcggcccttctgccatgtgaagagACAGTGAAATGgtgtctgtgaaccaggaagcagaccctcaccagacaccaaatctgccagcgccttggtctcagacttcccagcctccagaactgtgagaaataaatttctattgtttataagctgcCCGGTCTATggtgttctgttatagcagccggaACAGACTAAGTCAGAGAAAAGAACTGAGCCCTTCCAGCCACCAGCCTCTCGGGCTCCATCTGTCTTCTCCAGTAACGCTGGAGGTGGGTGTCATTGGGTCCAGATGTCTACCCAGCTTCCTGTGACGTTTCCCCAGCTTCCAATAAGCACTTGTTGGATGTTCAGAGTGTGGAATACTGTGATGGTTTCTTCCCTTGCTGGAGCCAGGGCTCTACCTGGCAGCAGAGTGGCCCCCACCAGTGAGGTCCTGGTGCCCAGAAGCACACTTTCCATTTGGATTGCGTTCCTCACGCGCCTTGAGTTCTGGCTTTGCTGGCCTTTGAGGCCAGATACCCTCGACTGGCATTGTCCGCTATGCCCCCTTTACCTCCAGGGCTGCTGCCTTGCTTCCTGACGGTGTGCTGAGAGGGCTCACACACCATGCAGTTCACAGTGGACCCtgtgcagttcagtggcttttagggGTTCAGAGTTCAGCAACCATGAGCATAATCAATTTGAGAACATTTTtcttaccccaaaaagaaacccagcaCCCCTTCATCATCACCCCCAGccctcctcacctccctgtccctaggcagccactaatctactttccttctatggatttgcctgtcgTGGACATGTCATATATAAATGGAGCCATCAAGTTCTCCAAGGCTTCTTGACCCTTTCTCTCCTGTTGTTCTCTTGTTCCTGCCACGTTCTCTCCTGCCCCCTTCCCTGGAGCCTGCAGTCACACACTGGTCTAAGCTCACCATCTGGAGATTCTGTCAGCCTGAGTGTGGCGTCTGCTCAGCCAGATGCCAAGAGCTTCAAGAGCGTGTATAAACGAGCCATGCCTTTGTTTCCGTGTGACTCTGAACCATGGCTGATAAAATCCAGCCTCACCCAGAAGAGCCCTCCAAGAATGGACGTCCTCCAAGCCGTGACATTGCCGCCTCTTGGGCCCTTCTCCTAAGTAGAGTGGAGCAGAGGTGGCTCGAGGTGGGCAGTGTGTGACCAAAGCCTGTGGTGGAGCGGCTGCCTGTGACTGGTGCCCAGCGCAGACCTGCGCGCTTCCACCGTGCCGGCCTCTGGCCCCTGTGTAGATGGCATGACTTTTTCATGCCTGCTGTCTTGGTCCCAGGGAGACAAAAAGGAGAATGATGAGATGGTGATCTGGATGTGGCTTGAGGCAGTGCTGCTGACAACTTTGATTCTAAACCAGTTTCTCTTTCCTGCTTAGGAAGGTCCTCAGAGGTGTTTAGGTTTTGAGTGGGTTTTATTCAGTCGCTTAAACATCCACTCAGCAGTTTGAGCTGGGATTTCTGAAGGCCAGGGTATGATGGATTTTActtatttcctgtttatctttgaCTATTAAATAGGGCCTAAGGAGAGGGGTCCTTACAGTGCGGTGGGCGCTTTCAATCCTATGGCCTTTAGCCTCTGCACTCGAGGTTCTCCCTTCCCAAATAAAGAGGGGAGTGCCAGGCCTTGTTCTGCTCCAGGCTGGGCAAGAAAGTAAGGGCCCAGGTCCGCTTGTGCTCAGAGTGAAATGCAGAGCTGGTATTCTAGCCACAGCCTTGGGTCTCAGGTCAGGTGTGTTACAGAGAGAGCTTTCTTCAAAAGAGGCTGGAGACAGTTAACACAGGGCTGGAACCCTAGCTCTGCTGCTTGCCTGCTGAGTATCTTCCTTGGGTCTCAGGTTGCTCGTCTCTAAAATGGGTGCAGCAGGAGTTCCTACTTCATAGGGGTTTTGTGAGGAGTGGATGAAACATACACGTGAGCCCTCAGGTGGTGACCCGCACCGGGGAAGCATTCAATACGTGACAGCCGTCATTCGGTCCGGGTGTTGCCACACTGCCACACTGCTGCCTTTGCCGGGAGTCTGGAGGTTTCCTTAGGTCTCTTTGCCTCTTAACGAGGAGAAGCTCTCTGCCCTGATTCTGTGTCGGAGCAGCTGATGACCCTGGGGCACTGTTCACCTAGCCTCTTTTCCTGTCATTATTACTTTCTTCCTCGAGCGTTCGCTTTCTCGGATGATATGTGTGATCCAGTACTTGGCACATATTAAGAGCTCAGCAAGTGTGTTGGCTGAGTGAATATGCTCATTGTGGGAAAGTGGAAACAATATAGATGCTATAGATTATATATTATGGAAGAATATAAAATGAAGCAACTGCCTCCCAACCCATGGGGATAGGCTGTGAAGCTGGGGTGCCCCGCTGCTTTTTTGCCAGAATGGGACCCTTGCCACATGTCTGCTTCCCACCCATGGCCTCCTACATCACTCCTAAATGGCTTCCAGGTCCATCTCCTTTCTTTTGGTCTCTCTCCAGCTCTTCATGCCCTGCTGCCTCTCCCAGATCTCGGCACTGGGGCCACACTCTCGTCCTGTCCA
Proteins encoded:
- the IL17RA gene encoding interleukin-17 receptor A yields the protein MGAPRRWPPVFPGPPPGLLLLLLSGLAPGRASPRLLNHPAPVCSQQGLNCTVKNSTCLDDSWIHPPNLTPSSPKDIQIQLHFAHTQQGDLVPVIHVEWTLQTDASILYLEGAELSVLQLNTNERLCVKFEFLSTLRHHHKRWRFTFSHFVVEPGQEYEVTVHHLPKPIPDGDPNHQSRNFLVPDCMDPRMKITTPCVSSGSLWDPNITVETPEAHRLRVGLTLWNESTHYQILLNSFPHTENQSCFDHVLDIPKPTPEDFHQRANVTLTLPNSHWCCRHQVQIQPFFRSCLNDCLRHSVTVPCPESPDPPDSIPDMPLWVYGFITGIAILLVASVILLIVCMTWRLPGSRHEKYSNDTKNTDILPAAGLTPPPLKPRKVWIVYSADHPLYVDVVLKFAQFLLTVCGTEVALDLLEEQVISEVGVMTWVGRQKQEMVESNSKIIILCSRGTQAKWQAILGWEEPTIQLRCDRWKPAGDLFTAAMNMILPDFKKPASFGTYIVCYFSDISSESDIPDLFSITPRYALMDRFEEVYFRIQDLEMFEPGRMHRVGVLTGENYLQSPSGWQLKEAVERFREWQAQRPDWFDRENLCLADDQDLPSLEEEVFEEPLLPLGGGIVKQKPLVQEPASEGCLVVDLLVGEEGRGLSRLEPQLQPQGELAAQTLQTAVVPVEKLPPAQAVEPVPRAVGSSAASRLAVVEGDEACPLLEGCGPQRNNVLFLPVDSEDPPLCSTPTASPDHLPEDVREELEDLMFSLFQQSLSCQAQGGWERPAVAHKDPHTPYEEEQRQSVQSDQGYISRSSPQPPDGLTEMEDEEEQGLGKSAEHLSPEDLQSLRSLQQQLFFQELQKNSGWDSVEPERPAS